The following are encoded together in the Rhizoctonia solani chromosome 10, complete sequence genome:
- a CDS encoding Multicopper oxidase — protein sequence MRISTLFPTVALLWVALVDAKLVKYTLTITNGTISPDGNPRGAWLINGQTPGPHLVFDEGDQAEIRVINHGFEPTTIHWHGIEQKGTPWSDGVPGLTQYPISVGQDFIYRFNLTQYGFHWYHSHYKMQMDDGLKGTIFIRPRPTRANPFKQISTNPDTIKRLEKAANNALMFNTYDYKHYMSDWWMSEWKRTGIEQLCVDNILINGRGQVACPNKAIVEPLVLDVQKPLTPKGCMSPNNTVMYPFSDSKPDIVSSKVFYECTNTTTNLQHWVVNKNDKWVAFNLLNSGALWDLRVSVDSHTLYIYAADGNYVRIKKANSITIPVGERYSFFLDQPVDDYVVRVAAAVVPQMQSGFGVLSYTKRGSTTATGPPVKTTPTAKSPFIDYVGNMRVLFSETLLWNAEGLIFSSINNGTDLATHALAPYPANPPPQGPADRTIRLNVERPEEMEWTLNGVPWHEHSDDTIPLLFDPASFSHLDNRTHFSYPYGTLVDVIMVINAGNPALHPPHPMHKHSNKAWFLGSGTGDFPYETIYDAIQANYTNINIVNPPYRDDFVTPVDLTGKAWAAFRYRAEDVGPVILHCHIDPHLATGMAVVFMEAQLLIQQTKYDGATHYRQILDVNRATGLPAMAKSPLPTLQLLSHKFKVTALCDVSKLSLQHCAAKFGVSSDDLHENSLDLVKRDDVDLVVVLSGDEYHAPLAIQAANAGKHETDGVTDEDADSVIAAQKQNNVIIFVGYMRRYAPAFLEAVKIVHNMNKIQYARVRDIIGPNKFFIDQSGTFPGRFDDFSPEFSADRVGRAQTISNTALGAQRAKDSDKVFTYRLLGGLGSHDLSAMRELLGPPKRCIGAGKITDGMFITALFEYDGFMTTYETGIDTVGKFDAHLEVYGDGKRVKVTYDTPFVKGLPITLTVSENDPNGHYHERIIRPTYQDTYTCQYEALYDSVVNGSTVKTTPEDAKEDLKIFKKTTSQWSDFYLRIVRSNQHDTCTRSDGSELFWPCFDSTSLVSCQDGGRRVVDKHDDIWRYLLHGDQIEVAVQTYAGEIQVDKFDAVVRVYEQWEPELETLARL from the exons ATGCGTATATCTACCTTGTTCCCGACGGTCGCTCTCCTTTGGGTCGCTCTGGTGGATGCCAAGTTGGTCAAGTACACCCTCACG ATCACTAACGGCACTATCTCCCCTGACG GTAACCCTCGAGGAGCATGGCTAATAAACGGCCAAACACCTGGACCACATCTAGTGTTTGATGAAGGGGACCAGGCTGAA ATTCGAGTTATTAATCATGGGTTTGAACCTACCACTATTCACTGGCATGG GATCGAGCAGAAGGGAACACCTTGGTCCGATGGTGTACCAGGCCTTACTCA ATATCCCATATCAGTCGGACAGGATTTCATCTATCGGTTCAACCTCACCCAATATGGCTTCCACT GGTATCATTCGCATTAT AAAATGCAAATGGACGACGGTCTCAAAGGAACTATCTTTATCCGGCCAAGACCTACCCGTGCCAACCCGTTCAAACAAATTTCGACCAACCCGGATACAATCAAACGCCTCGAGAAGGCAGCTAATAATGCGCTGATGTTCAACAC TTACGATTACAAGCACTACATGTCTGATTGGTGGATGTCTGAATGGAAACGAACTGGAATCGAGCAGCTCTGCGTTGATAATATTCTGA TTAATGGCAGAGGACAAGTAGCTTGCCCCAATAAAGCAATTGTCGAACCTTTGGTTCTCGACGTTCAGAAGCCCCTCACGCCCAAAGG ATGCATGTCTCCGAACAATACAGTTATGTATCCTTTCTCAGACTCGAAG CCTGATATTGT ATCCTCGAAGGTGTTTTATGAATGCACCAATACTACTACTAACCTCCAGCACTGGGTTGTTAACAAGAACGATAAGTGGGTCGCGTTCAACTTATTG AACAGTGGGGCCCTCTGGGATCTGCGGGTCTCTGTCGATTCTCACACACTTTATATCT ACGCTGCGGATGGAAATTATGTCAGGATTAAGAAGGCGAACTCTATCACCATCCCTGTCG GGGAACGCTATTCGTTCTTT CTTGACCAACCTGTTGATGATTATGTAGTACGGGTCG CCGCCGCT GTTGTCCCCCAAATGCAATCCGGCTTTGGTGTATTGTCTTACACTAAGAGAGGCTCGACCACTGCAACTGGACCTCCAGTCAAAACAACCCCCACCGCCAAGAGCCCC TTTATTGATTATGTCGGAAATATGCGAGTTCTTTTCTCAGAAACTCTTCTATGGAATGCTGAGGGTCTTATTTTTTCCAGTATTAATAACGGGACTGACCTTGCTACTCATGCGCTTGCTCCTTACCCCGCTAATCCTCCACCCCAAG GGCCTGCTGATCGCACGATTCGCCTTAATGTCGAACGCCCTGAGGAAATGGAATGGACTTTGAACGGTGTACCTTGGCACGAACATAGCGATGATACAATCCCTCTGCTATTTGACCCTGCCAGCTTTTCGCACCTGGATAATCGGACCCATTTCTCCTACCCTTACGGAACTCTGGTCGATGTCATTATGGTCATCAATGCGGGTAATCCAGCACTCCACCCTCCTCATCCTATGC ACAAACATAGCAACAAGGCTTGGTTTTTG GGATCTGGTACTGGCGACTTCCCTTATGAAACTATTTATGATGCCATTCAAGCAAACTATACAAACATCAACATTGTCAACCCGCCTTATC GTGATGATTTCGTGACG CCCGTTGATCTTACTGGAAAGGCGTGGGCGGCTTTTCGCTATCGCGCTGAAGACGTCGGCCCTGTTATTTTGCACTGC CACATCGATCCC CACCTTGCCACTGGAATGGCCGTGGTATTCATGGAAGCT CAGCTGCTCATTCAACAAACGAAATACGATGGAGCCACCCACTACCGGCAAATTTTAGACGTCAATCGTGCCACGGGTCTACCCGCCATGGCAAAATCACCG CTACCCACTCTTCAGCTGCTATCCCACAAATTCAAGGTGACAGCCCTTTGTGACGTATCAAAGTTATCGCTTCAACACTGTGCAGCCAAATTTGGAGTTTCTTCTGATGATTTACATGAAAATTC CTTGGATTTGGTGAAAAGAGATGATGTTGACCTTGTTGTTGTCCTCAGTGGTGATGAATACCAT GCCCCTTTAGCAATCCAAGCGGCTAATGCTGGGAAGCATG AAACCGATGGTGTTACTGATGAGGATGCAGACTCGGTCATAGCTGCGCAAAAGCAGAATAAC GTGATCATATTCGTTGGATATATGAGGCGTTATGCACCTGCCTTTCTGGAAGCCGTTAAAATCGTACACAACATGAATAAGATTCAGTATGCTCGTGTTCGAGACATTATTGGACCG AATAAATTCTTCATAGATCAATCCGGGACTTTCCCTGGACGCTTTGATGATTTTTCTCCGGAATTTAGTGCCGATCGCGTTGGGCGTGCTCAGACAATCAGTAACACGGCTCTCGGCGCTCAGCGCGCCAAAGACTCGGATAAGGTGTTTACATACCGTCTACTCGGGGGGTTAGGCTCCCATGATCTCTCGGCGATGCGGGAGCTACTGGGTCCTCCGAAGCGATGTATCGGAGCCGGGAAGATCACAGATGGAATGTTTATTACAGCTCTGTTCGAG TATGACGGCTTCATGACGACATATGAAACCGGTATCGATACTGTGGGAAAATTCGATGCACACCTTGAAGTATATGGTGACGGCAAACGGGTCAAAGTCACTTATGACACCCCTTTTGTGAAG GGGCTTCCTATCACTTTGACTGTTTCTGAGAATGACCCCAATGGTCATTACCATGAACGAATAATCCGCCCAACGTATCAAGATACATATACATGCCAGTACGAAGCACTATACGATTCTGTTGTGAATGGATCGACCGTCAAAACTACCCCAGAAGATGCAAAAGAAGATTTGAAGATATTCAAGAAG ACAACTAGCCAATGGAGCGATTTCTATCTTCGTATTGTACGGTCAAACCAGCATGATACTTGCACCCGCTCCGATGGCTCCGAGTTATTTTGGCCGTGTTTTGATTCGACAAGTTTGGTCTCCTGCCAAGATGGAGGGCGAAGAGTTGTCGATAAACACGATGACATTTGGCGTTATTTGTTGCACGGAGATCAGATCGAAGTTGCGGTGCAGACTTACGCCGGAGAAATCCAGGTAGACAAATTCGATGCGGTGGTAAGGGTCTACGAGCAGTGGGAGCCTGAGCTCGAGACTCTTGCGCGGTTGTAG